The Acanthochromis polyacanthus isolate Apoly-LR-REF ecotype Palm Island chromosome 16, KAUST_Apoly_ChrSc, whole genome shotgun sequence genome segment GCCACACGCAGTTAttaccttttctttctttttcttgtcttgcTGATGACCAATAAGACAAGGAAGGACAGAAGgatgaaatgagatgaaaaggaggaggaaacagTCGGATAATCGAAACTGTTAGTTATTCTGAGTGAACGCTTCAGTGAGGTGTGCATTAGGACAAGACAGACAGATTTCAAGAACAAAACTGATGACATGTTGATCACACAGTTGGGATTTACAATATATCAAATTCAAATTGATATTGCAGTGTGAAAGTGTGTCGTAGAATACTGCTGGAGGAAACATGGATCTGAAGAGTCTAGAGATATTCCTCCTTTTGAAGCGGGATGCTTAATGTCATAGTTGGTTTTAGTATTAATCACTTCTTTGTGAGCTCTTGATATCAGATAAAATTCAATCcatccagttttttttcttcatcttcaatACTTGGTGACAACAGCACTTGAATTCTTCTATATTAACCTGTACCTGCTTATTTATGGGGAAATAATATGTGGGAAATAATACCTTCATGCTCCACACTGCAGTTTCttcattatattttaaaaaaatctcgtTCTGCAACAGAAAATTGATCCTCTATATATACTCTGGGATACTCAAGGATagtgtcagtggtcagaatacTAATGCTGAATATGGGAGGAGGGGGCAATAATCCCACTATGAAAGGTGCTGCATTCTCTATGTGCAATTTCAATAGGAGGGGCTCACATGCACTAACATGGACTTACTGCCAGACCAGCTGCCAAACATGCTACAGAAACacataacaacaaataaaaacacacacagaaggcaCCATTACTCTACTATCTCTTTACACAGATAGTTGTGTTATTCCATTTTATTGCTATATTTCTGTCCAAAATCTTGCGTCCTCCACATCTAAGTGATTGTCTGATTGTGTTTAATCTAGATGTccaattcctaaaaaaaaagtaaaatcatcAAACTTTGTCAAAATGCAGAAACTGATGAACTCTTATTTCAGTGGATACATGAAAATATCTGTCACATGTCAGAAAATCACATGTTCTGATTCAGTAAGTATAATGAGGGAGCTAGTTGTAGCTGTCAGAATGTGATTTGAAGTTGGTGAAATACGGGATTTCTTGATCGGATGTTAAAGTACCAGTGTCCCACCGATCGATATTGATCGTGTTTTTATCATAGAGCCATTAGAATTCAAGCTTTTAAATTTTTGTATCTGACAAAGCAGTGTGTCTTGACTTTTTTGAGAAATTCGCTCCTTTTTGAAGTGCAGTGGTTGCCTACTTGTACAATCAGAGCATCTATTTGATGGCAGTCAATACTGTGAAAATACTACATGTATCTCATACTGTTCATACTGCAATTTAGCCAAACGTGCATGTACATTTATCTATCTTTATTTTATGATCTGCtattgtatttatatatgtaatgaGTTTATACCACTCTATTCATACTATAACATAATGTGTATATAATGCACTTCACTGCTCCTCCTGCAAAACTGTGAATCCAAGCTAAGCTCAAGTCATGTTTTTGCCAGATCCAAGAATTATTACCTCATTTACTTTGTACTCCATGATAAGTATAGCTGTGTAGACATAAAAAGTAAATCTGTGCGTACATTTCACTACTGCAGTATCAGCCTGAatgattaaaatatattttaatccCAGTATTTCTACCATCTCAGTGCAAACCTGTATTTGGTCAGATCCGATGGAGGTCTCTGCTTCCCTGTGGAGAGAAATAGCCGCTGCCGTTATTCACTATATACGACTTTTTTATGCGATTTTCATAATAATTTTGCTGTCGATAATCTCCAGACGAGCATCAGCTGCTCCACAGCCCTCTTTCACAGATCCTTACTCAGATGTGCTCCTCTTCTCAGAGAAAACCCTGAGGATGAACTCTCCCTCCTGATGGGCTTCAAACGTTGTGGGGATGATGACGTATTCTCCCGGAGGCAGACGGAAACGCTCCGTCACCTCCCTCAGGTTGATGTATGTTTTGCATTTCGCCTTGGAGGCTGTGTAGAGGAAGAAGTCCTTCTGCAGATGTTGATTCTTTCCACGCATCTACGGATGAAGATATTGAAAAAGGTTGATGAGATAAAAGCTATTCATCTAGTTAAAACTCAGTTATTCACAATATTATTAAACTGCAGAAATAATCTGATGTAGAAAAAATAAGGTGTTTATCAAGTAAATATGCCAAATATTGTCTGTTTCTGGCTCTTCAAATTATATAAATtgcttcttttctctgttttatgtcgctattgattaaaaaaatcgaTGGTTTTAAACTAAACGGCAggcaaaatgaaacaatttgAAGATGTCTATTTATGCCCCAAGACATTTTGTCCACATATTAATAAGAAATTATAttattaactttttaaaaattaagattCATTGACTGTGAAGTCAGTCATGTCATTTGTACACTCAGTCAGGTTTACATCGTGTAGAGGTTTCACAGAATCTTGATCAGCCACACTTTGTTCTGCTTTAATCAACATATACTGCTCTCCAGAAATGTAGGTCTATtaaaggaaaatgtaaaataagatcCTTCTTGAAGCTGGACATACCTGCTTCGGcacctgcagagacacagaggAAATGAAATGTCAGATTACATCCAGAACATGAGTGTCATCGCCAGATGAAAGCTGAGGTGTTTGGTGTCATGCGATCACTACCTCGTAGATGGAAAATCCAATGGTAAGGAACCTGGCCCCTTGATGTCGCTGCATCCTTCGTCCTTTCTGCATCAGAGCCACCACGACGGTGCAGGCCACCTTCTCGTCCTCTGGGTCATCGTCCTCCTCGTACAGCTGCAGCCGATACTGAGGGTTCGTCCAGAACGTGTctgcaaaacacagataaaTCTGCATGTAGTAGCATCATATGAAAGGAATCTAATTGAAGAGGTGTCAAAACATGAGACTTTTAAAGGATGAAGTCAAGCCTTACCTGGGAAGTTCCTACAGCCGCCTGCAGAGCTTCCTCTCACCCAGCGACCCTCATTGACCGACACCGTCCAGCTGTGTCTTTCATCTCCTTGCAGCGTGTCGGGCGTCAGGTTGCACATCTCCAGCTTGGTGAAATTCTTCTTGAACTCATCAAAGGACATCCTAGAATATGAAAGAAGATGATTGTAGGGGAGAAATTGTCATGAATCAGGTGTGTCCTACTATCTGCAGCTGCTTCGTCTAGGTACTGCTGATGGTtaccattattattatgttgttattattatggaTTACATTATTATAATGTTCGGCTATGGCAATATCATCTATAAAATTGCCCCAAAGTGTCGTTTATCATTCAGCCATCCATCTTGCTACTGGAGCACCTTTCTCCACCCTCCATTGTGACCTTCACAAACTGGTGGGTTGGCTCTCCCTTTACACCAGGCGACTCCAGCACTGGCTTTTCCTCATTTACAAGACCCTCAATAGCTCTCTAACTGCCTACACTCCTCCCATAACAACTACCACCTGAGGTCCAGTGATCTCATAACACTCTCTATCCCCAAGGTCCATCTTTGGCTGAAATTCCTTTCGCTTTGCTGCAGCAATCGATTTGAATTCCctccaaaaatctctgaaactATAATCTCTTCTGtcacttcacatttttaagcagaagctgcagcagaccctAGCTGACCGCTGTACATGCTGactgttttcactgaatttcTAGCAATAATTTAGGCTGTTTAAACACgtgtgtgtccttttttgtagacgcattttttatttgttatctttcttcctgctggaGACGTTTGCCAGGTTAATGGTGTGGATAAGTTTATCCTGCATCAAACACACTAACAAATATCACTTTTCCTATAACTGCACTGGTGATGTTGTTAAAATGCACCACGAAACATGTGATGAAGTAAAAGTTACAGTAGTTTTACTCACCAGAACTCACTCGTCTCTACAGTCTGTTTTTTTAGGTTCTCCTTGTCTGCAATAGAAATGGTCGACCACTCATTGGAACTACGGAAAGATCAAGCAACATTAATACATCCAAGAGCTGCTGCATTACAGGATTAGTGGTATCAGTCCTTTACAGTATAGGAGATTTATTACACTGGTGGATGCAGACTAATCCAGCATCACCAGAATATATATGAAGCAGttattatttgtaaatattACATCAGTAGGTATGTTATTAGGACAGATATTTTCCAGGTCTCACTTTGCACTCCAGGGTCCCTTCCAGAGCACCCAACCCCAGGGATTACGCAAACGGATCAGGCGAATCCTGGTGTCCTTTGTAACTTCATCACACTGgaagcaacagcaacaacaaccccTGTTAGGCCAACTGGAAATGTCTCGCAAAGAAAACCAAATCTGCATTTAAGCTGACAGTTAACTGCACCTCTTCCAGGCCGATGATGGAGTAGGCGTGACCTCTGACCAGGCCCTGCTCGGTCCGAGACTCCAGTTCACTGGCAGAGAAAACCTGACGGACACAATCACGTTTCAGAGCAAACACAAAGTCGAGAATTGAGAATTTATCTTTTGTTTGACAGTTTCAAATGGCTCCCTATGACGCAAGTTCAAAGATGTGCAAATGAGGCAACTATATCAAACTTCAAGCTGTAATTCAGCTGTATATTTTATGCTATTTCTAAATTTATGTGCTGTTCTCCTTAACATCCACCACTTCATCACAGCTAGAGTTGCATTTTATGTCAGTTTAGATTTCCATATTTCAGTCATTACATGGTTTATACACAGAAAACCATCTTTGCTGAGCTGCTTTTACATCACACTGTGtgacttttcagtgttttcttacaTCTATGGAGCAGCCCATCAGCGAGCCTCTCTCCAGCGCCTTCCTCATGATCTTGAACAGCTCTTTAGGTGCCTCGGACAGCTCAAAGAACTCGGTAACTCCACCCGTGAAATCCTCCATGGCTTCCAAGGTGTTGCCCCCTTTCAGAGCCTCATAAGACCCGTGCAACCTGAGAGAGAGATCAGTCATTTTTGTCAGTGCGCTGACATGTTTGTTCTCCGAGACTTTTTCACAGTCAGTCTGCAGCCAGTTTAGGCAACATGAGGACACTGGAGTTGTATGCAGAGTTGGTGTGACTACACTGTGAAATTTATGTCTTAATAAGTTGTTTGGTTCATGATTAGGGGATGTCGGATGTGTAATGGGTTCAAAAAGGGTGAAAAGTGGTTACCATGATGGCAATGGAGTCACTTTCCTTTTGTCTGTGactatatgaataaaaatattcactAAAACAAGCGAATTTGCATGTAAAACTCCTGAAATGATTGAATGCCACACAAGAACTGAATGTTAAAGTTGTTTCAGAGTACGGATAGGAAATCTGAACCACATGATGTGAGGAGCAGCACGAGTCTAGGAGACATTAATAGACTACTTACTTGGCATAAGCTTTTTCCAAGAGAGCGCTCCAGAACTCGTTGGGCCTGAAAGATTTGGTGAAAACCAGCTGGTTGTTGCAGGTGGGAATGCGGTCGTCCACGATGACGTCGATCCACTCACCATAACGCCAGAACTGATAGATAGGTAGGTAGGCAGGTAGATGGATTTgtgataaatctggacattTTTAAGCATGTTTCACATATGTTGACACGGTCTCTGTTCATTGTAACCTCATCAGATGTAATCTAATCTGTACTGAGTAATTCAAGGTAGTGGTGGAAGGTAGCCAAGAACATTTGCTCAAGTACCGCACTGATTTTGAGATACTTTATGCTGCTTGGTCACTTAGAGTTTCAGTAATGAGTTACTTCACAGAAACAGGTCCTTTATGTAAAATGTAACCAACAAACACATATTATTATATCAAATTATCCAGTAGTTTACAGTATAAAGGAGTTAAAATTACAAACCAATCAGTTTTaagtttttgcttttgctttctattatttatatatattactTTAGCTtatatgtatattatatattacttttttgtttattttttaattacattacaGCGTAGTTTCATTCTAACAGTAACAGTTGTAAGTTTCACTGAAGTATATATTCACAGATTGTGagaattctttcatttttatgtcacaagttccaaaatattgatttctaaCCTGGAAGTGGAAGATGCCGGCGTAGTTTTCAGTGAAGCTCTGATCAGGAGGAATCACTCTGTagagcagcttctcattcagaGTCAGACAGGCGATGGCAGCCAGCAGCCAGCAGTCACCTGTCAGCAGACATGAGGGATGAAAACGTTCATCCAGGAATAACATTTCACAGAGTTGTCACAGATTAAAGCCACATTGCTGCAGCGGTCAGAGAGATGAGTGAGGCTCATGCTGGCGGTTTTCTGGCTTCAGTCGATGTTATTGATCTTATCTTCTTCCTCAGCCGGACCATTTCTGCTAGTAAGAAGCTATAAAAGTCGTCTTTagttaaaatatatttgacTTTTTGCACCACTGAAAACTTTAGCatcactttgtttttattgttttgtttttacttattATGCCCAATATGTAGGTTAAAACACTTTAGGATAATTCTGCCTCAATttactaaatgaaaaaaaaaattaaatcatctcATGTTTAGAAGAATTGTTTTCCTGTGCATACATACGCTACTGTTCAAagatttggggtcacccaggaaatttcatattttccatgaaaactcacacttttattcatgtgctaacatacttgtacaagggttttctaatcatcaatgagcctttcaacatcattagctaacacattgTTGATTGCTGATTGAGCCACACCTGGGATCAAGTGGCTCAGACTGAATGAAACCTCCCTCACTTCCAGCGTCTGGCTCTCTTTGACGGGAGCTGCTTCCTTCTTTAGCTCCAGAAGCCTGGTTTTGGGTTGTTGTCTTTAGTGCACCTTGTTGCTTGGATTGCGTGACAATAAAACCTTTCCTTTAGTCACCACCCTGTTGTTGTctcccctatgtagatattccattaaaaatcagccgcttCCAgttagaataatcatttaccacattaacaattcCTAGGCTGTATTTATGTAATGTTATCTTTACTgaaaaaatactgcttttcttttaaaaatgaggaCCTTAATAAGTGTGTTTTTGGATCAATTTCTGCATTGTACTCTTTGTGTCAATCTGTGTATCACTGAAGTGTCATAATCTGAGAAGTAATGTAGCTTCAGTCCTATAAAATTGATATGTACATCTGGTCTTCACGGGTGCAATCCTGCTTTGATAGAAAACAAACTAGTTATGATGGTGCAATTTGGGTCAATAAATGTCCTTGTGTTTTTGCACTCGGATAGTCCATCAACCATAAGCCATGTGATTGGCAGAAATTTGGCACTAATATGAGCTTTAAGAGTGTTGAGCATGATCCCACCTAGAGGCAAACATTATGAGACAAGAATGATTGAAATtacttttttgtgcattttttgagcaggtaacacaaatgaaaacactCCAATAGTGTCCTAGCTGGAAGTGTTTTATAAAACTATTACTGTGTTAAAAGAAACCGCATCATTTTATGAAAACTTAGCAATTTCGTCCACGTTCAAACTGATTTACTTTATGCATGTAATGTGATTTGAGGCAGAATGACCCTGTAATATCTTTTTACAAGTGTGCTATATGTGCTCatgtgtgaaaaatgttcaaatattacCCAGTTCTCCCTGGCAGATGTCTGTCCTGTTGGCTCCATCCACGATGAACTGGGGGTTTTCACAGATTTCCTAGAAGACAGAAATCGGTGTGAGGGACTTTTACACGTGTagcaaaaatctttattttctta includes the following:
- the capn3b gene encoding calpain-3b isoform X2; translated protein: MGDENQNDKVPLVEETKVKVLFETEASLWPDAKADYPPAGTNSIYSAILSRNEAVKDAKRLKTFLELRDKYVKKKVVFEDPLFPANDSSLFYSKKPSMKFEWKRPSEICENPQFIVDGANRTDICQGELGDCWLLAAIACLTLNEKLLYRVIPPDQSFTENYAGIFHFQFWRYGEWIDVIVDDRIPTCNNQLVFTKSFRPNEFWSALLEKAYAKLHGSYEALKGGNTLEAMEDFTGGVTEFFELSEAPKELFKIMRKALERGSLMGCSIDVFSASELESRTEQGLVRGHAYSIIGLEECDEVTKDTRIRLIRLRNPWGWVLWKGPWSANSNEWSTISIADKENLKKQTVETSEFWMSFDEFKKNFTKLEMCNLTPDTLQGDERHSWTVSVNEGRWVRGSSAGGCRNFPDTFWTNPQYRLQLYEEDDDPEDEKVACTVVVALMQKGRRMQRHQGARFLTIGFSIYEVPKQMRGKNQHLQKDFFLYTASKAKCKTYINLREVTERFRLPPGEYVIIPTTFEAHQEGEFILRVFSEKRSTSEEAETSIGSDQIQQDKKKKEKPIVFVSDRARANKEIEHDGIQGEKKRKPKRKLLEPEEETEEEKQFRAIYQQIAGEDMQICANELKTIMKNVLAKHSEIKTEGFSLETCRSMIALMDTDGTGKLNLQEFKHLWRKIKEWQVIFRRYGKDKSCSISSFDMRNAVNDAGFHLNKQLYDIIAMRYADEHLNIDFDSYICCFVRLEGMFRAFNAFDKDGDGVIKLNVLEWLQLTMYS